The sequence TCTTCGAACTTGTTCTCATTCAAGTACGTGGCGGCGATATTGGATTGCGCCTTCCAGAGCGAAATTTCTTCGTCGACGACGCTGTATCGATCTTCGAGTCCTTTGGTTGCGATGGCTTTCTTGAACCACTCGCGCGCGTCCTCAAATCGTCCGGCTCGCGCTAAGATCTCGGCCTTGCAATAGATCGCAAGAACGTAGCCGGGCGCGCGCTCCAGACATTCGTCAATCGTCGCCAAAGCGCGCTCGAAATCGTTGCGCTGAGAGGCGTAGGCTCCCGCCAAGAACACGTAGCCGAGTGGAATGTAGCCGCGCATGTCCTTGCCGCGCTCCATCTCGACCATGCGTTCCATGGTCTTGATGCCCTCGTCGTACTGATCGTGGCCCAGCAAGTAGTTCGCGTAATTGAACCAAGAGAATGAGTCTTCAGGATTTTCAATCGTCGCGCGCTCCAAGAGAGGCGCGTTGCGATCGTCCTTCTTCTTCGCGCCGATGATCTCGAGCGTGTAGCCCCGGTGCAGAATGCGGATCGGCGAGATGACGGCGGTCGCCTTCGTCTCACCTTCATCGACGACGAGCGTCTCATGAATCAGGCCGCGATAGCGGATGCGCGACGTCGTCGGAAAGATGCGCGGAAGGCTGTGCGACATCATCGTCGACGCACCGTACTCGGTCGTGTCGTTATGAATGCGGCAGTAGAGCACCGTCAGGAATGACGGGACCGTCCGCAAGTCGAGAAGCCGCCGGCGCGATTCGGGAGCGATCTCTTCATCGCCGTCCAGAACCAGCGTCCAGCGCTTGGTCGCCATCCCGAGCGCCTCGTTGCGGGCCCATGAGAAGTCGCTACGCCACTCGCGGTGCTCGATTCTGGCGCCGAATTTGGCCGCGATCTCCAGCGTCCGGTCCGTCGAGCCGGTATCGATGATGTTGATCTCGTCGACGATCCCCTCGACGCTGCGAAGGCACGCTTCGAGGAAGCGCTCCTCGTTCTTGACGATCATGCACAGGCTGATCCCCTCAGGAAGCTGCTGATGCTCGTCAGGCGGCTGCGGAATACCAAAAAGCAGGGTCGGCGCTTCGGCCTCTGCGGGGCGTGACGAATCGGTGGCCATGATGAACCTCTCTCATAGATTCATCGGAAGCCGCGGCCGCCGGCTTGAGACGGAGCAAGCGGGCCCGCCTCAGCGGGCCCGCTCCGGCTCCTACCCCTTTACGGGCTATCCGTCGACGTGGAAGCCCCGGGTGCGGTCACCGAGATGTTACCGAAAGAGCGGCAAAACCGAGTTGGCGTTCGAGTTGGCTTGCGCCAAAACCGAGGTACCAACTTGCACCAAGATTTGCAGCTTGGTGTATTCGGTCGTCGCCCCTGCGACGTTGAGGTCCGTGATGTTCGACGCCGACGCGGTCAGATTGACCGCGGCGATGTTGTTGTTGTCCTCGTCCTCGTTCAGCCGGACGACCGTGGCACCGAGGAGTGCCCGCTGATTGAGGAGCTGGTCTAGGGCGTAGTCGATTTGCCCGATCGCGTCTTCCGCTGCCAGCGTCCCGGAACCCGTACCGATAGAGCCCGCGACGTTGATGTTGGAAAGACGAAGTGTCTGGGTGTTGGTAGCTTGGATTCCGATCTGGATCACCGCCCCTTCGTCTGCCCCGTCTTGGATTGTAAACGCGG comes from Candidatus Baltobacteraceae bacterium and encodes:
- a CDS encoding tetratricopeptide repeat protein; this encodes MATDSSRPAEAEAPTLLFGIPQPPDEHQQLPEGISLCMIVKNEERFLEACLRSVEGIVDEINIIDTGSTDRTLEIAAKFGARIEHREWRSDFSWARNEALGMATKRWTLVLDGDEEIAPESRRRLLDLRTVPSFLTVLYCRIHNDTTEYGASTMMSHSLPRIFPTTSRIRYRGLIHETLVVDEGETKATAVISPIRILHRGYTLEIIGAKKKDDRNAPLLERATIENPEDSFSWFNYANYLLGHDQYDEGIKTMERMVEMERGKDMRGYIPLGYVFLAGAYASQRNDFERALATIDECLERAPGYVLAIYCKAEILARAGRFEDAREWFKKAIATKGLEDRYSVVDEEISLWKAQSNIAATYLNENKFEEAIPWLEEAQRNKPDIWMVQERLAWVFETCKRYFDAEIVLRGAFEREKNDQTITAYVNYLVRRQRMTRALEVIEEALERVDEQMTSSLNVAAAIIVRRAKSADPVPYLRTALERAPGNGLALGMLEEIYREQGDEVAVARLRRDEFEAPLVAADDFLRRSHRLLEEGRVAEAAVVAEEGLIKSPNNAALRFNLGLALAQVDGETDRAIHMLGMARIGERRVVETATFLRASLMERKGNLDDALRVLDEVFGEAPVHEDALLLRARLLEALGQMLPAETMLRSAMGVGRKRVGVELAALMLRQGRYAEASGVASEAMATA